A portion of the Lolium rigidum isolate FL_2022 chromosome 1, APGP_CSIRO_Lrig_0.1, whole genome shotgun sequence genome contains these proteins:
- the LOC124684276 gene encoding pathogenesis-related protein PRMS-like has translation MAPVACVAIFSLAVASLSPAGAIDTPGNNNDNGVTVAAPRRVPAAAQFLQVHNDARRAVGVAPLAWNATLELDAKRKAKALGVQCKLSPPLKWDNDRFYGGNTFWGSGFQDGAAVAGAWVYERRWYDHGADACAPGEECRSYRQVVWNTTTQLGCARRTCRSSRDTVGVCRYFPPGNYAGVPPY, from the coding sequence ATGGCTCCTGTCGCCTGCGTCGCGATCTTCTCTCTCGCAGTGGCCTCGCTATCGCCGGCCGGAGCCATCGACACCCCCGGCAACAACAACGACAACGGCGTCACCGTCGCGGCCCCCAGACGCGTACCGGCGGCGGCGCAGTTCCTGCAGGTGCacaacgacgcgcgccgcgcggtCGGCGTGGCGCCCCTGGCGTGGAACGCGACGCTGGAGCTGGACGCCAAGCGGAAAGCGAAGGCGCTCGGCGTCCAGTGCAAGCTCTCGCCGCCGTTGAAGTGGGACAACGACCGGTTCTACGGGGGCAACACCTTCTGGGGCAGCGGGTTCCAGGACGGGGCCGCCGTGGCGGGCGCGTGGGTGTACGAGCGGCGGTGGTACGACCACGGCGCCGACGCGTGCGCGCCCGGCGAGGAGTGCCGGTCCTACAGGCAGGTGGTGTGGAACACCACGACGCagctcggctgcgcccgccgcacctGCCGGAGCAGCCGCGACACCGTGGGTGTGTGCAGGTACTTCCCTCCGGGGAACTACGCCGGCGTGCCGCCATACTGA